A stretch of Fusarium poae strain DAOMC 252244 chromosome 2, whole genome shotgun sequence DNA encodes these proteins:
- a CDS encoding hypothetical protein (TransMembrane:6 (i57-76o88-109i116-137o157-177i184-206o218-237i)) produces MSPSPSGKLDTDRAEMEHIQPAMSIPISPELFEQLYLQPQNRVKGDLRKTFANPTPVALAGFLLCATPVSMSLLGWQGAGGFAAAANVGAYFGIGALLLIMGGLGEWILGNTFPCTIFFTFGGFWIAFGATIVPGSGAYSTYSTTGNAADGLKEPSFYSTFALFLVAMAILCAVYSIASIRTNVCLFTVLVLLIPCFSCLAASFFAVAQGNASRALQYQHVGAGILFAVIVIGWYMLTSMLLLSVDFPVVLPLGDLSTIIRGRTEAKPISKGV; encoded by the exons ATGTCTCCCAGTCCCAGTGGCAAACTCGACACCGATCGCGCTGAGATGGAACATATCCAGCCAGCCATGAGCATTCCGATCTCTCCTGAGCTATTCGAACAGCTATACCTCCAGCCTCAGAATAGAGTCAAGGGAGATCTCCGCAAGACATTTGCCAATCCAACACCAGTTG CCTTGGCCGGCTTTTTACTATGCGCCACACCAGTGTCTATGTCATTGCTGGGATGGCAAGGTGCTGGCGGTTTCGCTGCTGCGGCAAATGT CGGTGCCTACTTCGGTATCGGTGCTCTTCTACTTATCATGGGAGGACTCGGTGAATGGATTCTCG GAAACACGTTCCCGTGCACAATCTTCTTCACGTTTGGTGGTTTCTGGATAGCCTTCGGTGCAACAATCGTGCCTGGTTCTGGAGCGTACAGCACATACTCAACAACTGGCAATGCTGCAGACGGTCTCAAAGAACCGTCTTTCTACTCGACTTTTGCCCTCTTCTTGGTTGCCATGGCTATCTTGTGCGCTGTGTATAGCATTGCCAGTATACGCACCAACGTCTGTCTTTTTActgtccttgtccttcttaTCCCATGCT TTAGCTGTCTTGCGGCTTCtttctttgctgttgctcaGGGAAATGCTAGCCGTGCGCTCCAGTACCAGCATGTCGGCGCAGGAATCCTCTTTGCGGTTATAGTGATCGGCTGGTATATGTTGACTTCAATGTTACTTCTGTCAGTCGATTTCCCAGTCGTTCTGCCGCTCGGTGATTTGTCTACCATCATTCGTGGGCGTACCGAGGCGAAGCCAATCAGCAAGGGTGTTTAG